A region of Ictalurus furcatus strain D&B chromosome 1, Billie_1.0, whole genome shotgun sequence DNA encodes the following proteins:
- the eny2 gene encoding transcription and mRNA export factor ENY2 → MNKELQMRAAINQKLIEMGERERLKELLRGKLIECGWRDQLKAHCKEVIKEKGIENVTVEDLVAGITPKGRALVPDSVKKELLQRIRAFLAQHST, encoded by the exons ATGAATAAAGAGTTACAGATGAGGGCTGCAATTAACCAGAAATTGATTGAAATGGGGGAGAGGGAGCG GTTAAAGGAGCTGCTCAGAGGCAAGCTGATTGAGTGTGGCTGGAGAGATCAATTAAAAGCACATTGTAAAG AAGTCATCAAGGAAAAGGGGATTGAGAATGTCACTGTAGAAGACTTGGTGGCTGGAATCACTCCTAAAGGGAGAG CGCTGGTGCCTGACAGTGTAAAGAAGGAGCTTCTTCAGAGAATAAGGGCCTTCTTAGCCCAACATTCTACATGA